The region CGATTGAAAGAAGTCTCGGATTACCTGATTACAATTGGCTATAGTGAACAGCAGTCTTCGATAAAGGAGCTCAAAGAGAAACTCGAAAAAGCCAACGAGAACAAAAAACAAGTCGAAGGACTTATCATCAGCAGAGAGGAATTGGTATCCTCCAAAAAACGTGAACTTAACGATGAGGAGAAAGGCGCAAAGAAGGTCAATGAATACCTTAACAACTTCTTTGGGCATCGATTTCTCACGCTTGAAGCTAAACAGGATACTATTTCTGGAGCTGAATCTAAACGAATTCGTTTTGAGGTAATCCGTAATGGTAAAAAGGCCTACCATTTAAGTGAAGGCGAATGCAGCCTGTTAGCATTTTGCTACTTCCTTGCAAAACTTGATGACATCGACACCCGAGATTCAAAACCGATCATCTGGATTGACGACCCTATTTCATCGCTTGATGGGAACCATATCTTCTTCATATACAGCCTTCTGAATGCAGAGATAGTTTCCGAAGATAAATTCGAACAATTATTTATATCTACACATAATCTTGACTTCTTAAAATATTTAAAACGGTTAAATGGAAAGTTTCTCAACCATAATGGGAAAATGCAGGACTACCAAAAAGCTTACTTTATTATATCTCGACAAGACAAGACATCTATTATTGGCCCTATGCCAAAATACCTTAAGGAATATGTCACCGAATTTAATTATCTTTTCAAGCAGATACACAGATGTGCAGCAATCCAAGCCGTTGACGACTCCAACTACGTCACCTTTTGCAACTTCGCAAACAATGCCAGAAAGTTCTTCGAGATTTATCTATACTACAAGTATCCAGATCAAGGGATGAACGAGCACACCTTATGTTTATTCTTCGGAGAATCAAAAGTCCCCGCTGTTTTGACTGACAGAATTAACAATGAGTATTCCCATCTGTGCGCGGTATTTGAAAGAGGAGCAACGCCAGTTGAAGTCCCAGAGATGCAGACGTCTGCACAACAAATTATTGAACGGCTTAAAGAAGATAGTGAGCAGTATTCAGCCCTGTTAAAAAGTGTTGGGATAGAAGAAATCATAGAAGAAGCAGCGGAAGCCTAGTCCTGAAGAAAATTACAGACATGACAGACTCTTATCAAGGATGGAAGTTGTAGTGACATCTAACAAATACACCGAAGACACCCTAGTCCAGCAAACCACAGCCGAGTACATGGAAACCCAACTCGGCTGGGAATCCGTGTACGCATATAATACCGAAACATACGGCCCAGACGGAACTCTGGGGCGAGGATCGGATAAGGAAGTTGTACTTACTCGATACCTGCGGGACGCCTTGGTAAAACTCAATCCAGGTCTACCGGATACAGCCTATGACGATGCCGTCCGTAAAATAACTACCGCTGTATCCAGCCAGACCATGCTGGCGACAAACCAAGAAAAGTACAAACTTATCGTGGACGGTGTACAGGTCAGATTCCGTAACGCTAAAGACGAGAGAGTTACGGAACGCCTCAAAGTGCTGGACTTTAACGATCCCGAAAACAATCGCTTCCACTGTGTGAGAGAGCTATGGATAAAAGGTGACCTTTACCGAAGGCGTGCGGACATAATCGGATTTGTAAACGGTCTTCCCCTGCTGTTCATGGAATTGAAGAATGTCCACAGGGATATACGGGCAGCTTACGAGCAGAATTTCAAAGATTATAAGGATACTGTCCCTCACTTATTCCACCATAACGCTATCGTAGTCCTCGCAAATGGAATGGATGCCAAGCTAGGTTCGGTCTCAAGCAAATTTGAGCACTTCAATGACTGGAAACGGTTGGACGAGGAAGATCCGGGCGTCGTGGACATGGAGACCTTACTGAAAGGAGTCTGTAACAAGGCTAACTTCATCGACCTCATGGAAAACTTCATCCTCTTTGACGAATCAGCGGGGGAACCACGTAAGATCCTTGCCCGCAACCATCAATTCCTTGGAGTAAACCGCGCTATAAGAGCAGTCGAAGACCGTAGCAACCGTATGGGTAAGCTTGGGGTCTTCTGGCATACTCAAGGGGCAGGAAAGAGCTACTCTATCGTCTTCTTCACCCGTAAAGTACATCGTAAACTGGGCGGCAACTTCAGTTTCGTCATCCTTACGGACAGAGAAGATCTGGATACCCAGCTATACAAAACATTTGCCGGATGCGGTGTTGTGGATAATGATCGTGATCCCTGCCGCGCTTCAAGTGCTCAGCATCTCAGTTCCCTGCTGACACAGCATAAAGCTTACGTCTTCTCGTTGATCCAAAAATTCAATCAAGAGGTTACATCAGCAGAAGGCTACACTGACCGAGATGATGTAATTGTAATTACTGACGAAGCACACCGCACTCAATATGGAACACTGGCCCTGAATTTACGCAATGCACTACCTAATGCCAGCTACATAGGTTTCACCGGCACTCCGCTCTTCTCTGACGACCAAATAACCCGTCGAGTCTTCGGTGAGTATATTTCGACATATGACTTTCAACGAGCAGTCGAAGATAAGGCTACTGTCCCCCTCTACTACGATGCCAGAGGGGAAAAATTAGGAATTGCCGTAAAGGACCTCAACGAACGCATAGCCGAGAAACTGGATGAACTGGAAATCGACGACATCGACGTAGAGCAGAGACTCCAAGGTGAGCTGAAACGAGACTACCACATCATTACCGCAGGCGACCGGTTAGATCAAATTGCCCAAGATTTTGTACTACATTATTCAAAAGCATGGGAGACCGGTAAGGTCATGCTGGTCTGCATTGATAAGATCACCTGCGTTAGGATGCATGGTCTTGTTTTAGATCATTGGAAGCAACGCATCGTAGACCTGGAAAAAGATCTTAAATCCGCAACTGATGATCAGGATGAAATTTATAGGCGCAGACAGATCCAGTGGATGAAAGACACTGTGACGGCTGTGATTGTAAGCGAAGAACAAGGTGAAGTTGAGAAGTTCCGTAAATGGGATCTCGATATCAAACCGCATCGACGCCTCATTAAAGAAGGCATTGATCTTCCCGAATCCATGCGCAGCAAGCCTCAATTCAGAAACATGCAGCGGATGGGACTTGAAGATGCTTTCAAAGAAACTGAGCATCCATTCCGAATCGCTATAGTCTGTGCCATGTGGCTTACTGGGTTCGATGTTCCAAGTCTTTCTACTCTTTACCTCGATAAACCACTCAAAGCACATACCTTGATGCAGGCCATTGCTCGTGCCAATAGAGTCAGCGATGGGAAGAACAATGGCTTAATTGTAGACTACTGCGGCATACTGAAGAATTTACGTAAGGCACTAGCAACATTTGCTGGAACTGTTGATACTGGGCATGGCGGCGAAGGAGGAACTGGAGGAGAGGTTGATCCTACTAGGCCCGAAGAGGAACTTCTGGCCGAATTATCAGAAGCGATAGCCTTTGTCCGGGGCTTCCTGTCCAAGAATAATGCATCGCTAGACGATATTATTAACAAGACAGGCTTTGAGCGTAATGCTGCTATTCTTGCAGCCAAAGAGGCGGCTAACTTCAACGACCAGACCCGTAAAAGGTTTGAAGTTATGTGCCGGGAAGTCTTCAAGAAATTCAAGGCATGCATAAATGTCAAAGGAATCAACGACCACCGGGCAGACTATGATGCCATAAACGTGATTTACAAAAGCCTCCAGAAGGATAAAGAGAAGGCGGACATCTCAGACATTATCCGCCGTCTTCATGAAGTAGTGGATGAAGCGATTGAAGTAGACCACAGCCAAACCGGCCATGACAGTAAGCCATATGACATCAGTGCCATAGACTTCGACAAACTCAGGAAAGAATTCGAAACCAGCCCGAGACAACGTACAACGGTCCAAAGCCTAAAGGACGCCATTGAGCAGAAGGTAAACCGCCTCCTGATGCAGAACCCTTTACGGACAGATTTCCAACAGCACTATGAAGGCATCGTTGCCGAGTATAATAGAGAAAAGGATCGAGCTACGATCGAGAAAACCTTCGAGGCTTTGGTCAAATTTGTAGAGGTCTTAAATACTGAAGAGACCAGAGCTCTCCGTGAAGGCCTCACAGAAGAAACCCTTGCGATATTT is a window of Maridesulfovibrio sp. DNA encoding:
- a CDS encoding type I restriction endonuclease subunit R, whose translation is MTSNKYTEDTLVQQTTAEYMETQLGWESVYAYNTETYGPDGTLGRGSDKEVVLTRYLRDALVKLNPGLPDTAYDDAVRKITTAVSSQTMLATNQEKYKLIVDGVQVRFRNAKDERVTERLKVLDFNDPENNRFHCVRELWIKGDLYRRRADIIGFVNGLPLLFMELKNVHRDIRAAYEQNFKDYKDTVPHLFHHNAIVVLANGMDAKLGSVSSKFEHFNDWKRLDEEDPGVVDMETLLKGVCNKANFIDLMENFILFDESAGEPRKILARNHQFLGVNRAIRAVEDRSNRMGKLGVFWHTQGAGKSYSIVFFTRKVHRKLGGNFSFVILTDREDLDTQLYKTFAGCGVVDNDRDPCRASSAQHLSSLLTQHKAYVFSLIQKFNQEVTSAEGYTDRDDVIVITDEAHRTQYGTLALNLRNALPNASYIGFTGTPLFSDDQITRRVFGEYISTYDFQRAVEDKATVPLYYDARGEKLGIAVKDLNERIAEKLDELEIDDIDVEQRLQGELKRDYHIITAGDRLDQIAQDFVLHYSKAWETGKVMLVCIDKITCVRMHGLVLDHWKQRIVDLEKDLKSATDDQDEIYRRRQIQWMKDTVTAVIVSEEQGEVEKFRKWDLDIKPHRRLIKEGIDLPESMRSKPQFRNMQRMGLEDAFKETEHPFRIAIVCAMWLTGFDVPSLSTLYLDKPLKAHTLMQAIARANRVSDGKNNGLIVDYCGILKNLRKALATFAGTVDTGHGGEGGTGGEVDPTRPEEELLAELSEAIAFVRGFLSKNNASLDDIINKTGFERNAAILAAKEAANFNDQTRKRFEVMCREVFKKFKACINVKGINDHRADYDAINVIYKSLQKDKEKADISDIIRRLHEVVDEAIEVDHSQTGHDSKPYDISAIDFDKLRKEFETSPRQRTTVQSLKDAIEQKVNRLLMQNPLRTDFQQHYEGIVAEYNREKDRATIEKTFEALVKFVEVLNTEETRALREGLTEETLAIFDLLKKEDLHKKDIKRIKAVAVELLDKLKSEKLKIDNWRAKEATRDAVRTAIKDFLWDESIGLPVDSYEENEVLQKTNEVYTHVFRAYPTVPSPYFGAVS